The DNA sequence CGGATGCGAAGCGGATATTTAAAAGCTACGGTTTTATTGTCCTAAAATGAATAAATGCCTTTTGCGCGTTGTTCGCCGGTGTTTGGGCTCAAGCTGTGTTGCGGCACACTCGACAATGTGAGCAAATAGCTTTATCCCCATCCAATGGAAACTGGCGAATGGCAGCTTGTGTGGTTCACCATTTGGGTTTCCATTCTCAGCACAGTGCTGATCCTCCCCTTTGGGTTGGGCATAAGCTGGCTGCTCGCGCGCCGGCAATGGCCGGGTAAATCCCTCGTCGAGACCATTATATCCCTCCCGCTGGTCATGCCGCCGGTGGCCACAGGGCTCATTCTGCTGAAATTCCTTGGGCGCCGCGGGCCGGTTGGTGGTTTTTTGCACACTCATTTTGACTTTGATATCGTCTTTACCTGGCGAGCGGTGCTGGTGGCTTTATGCGTCATGTCATTCCCCTTGTTGGTGCTGTTGGCGCGGACCGCTTTCGAGGAGGTCAATCCACGGCTGGAAGAGATAGCCCGCACCCTTGGGGCTGGAAACATTCGGGTATTCTGCACGATTACTTTGCCGCTGGCAGCGCGCGGGATTGCAGGGGGAATGCTGCTGGCATTTGCGCGGGCTCTGGGCGAGTTCGGCGCTACAATCATGGTTGCAGGCAATATCCCTGGCCGCACTTCCACGCTTTCGCTGGCCATTTTTAAATCCGTGCAACTGGGCCATGACGCCAATGCCTTTCGTTTGCTCGGCGTCTCGGTTGGGCTGGCGTTTACAGCGGTGTGGGCAAGCGAATGGCTCATACGAAGAAAAAAGCGCTGACATGGGCCTGCTGCTCAAAAACGTTTCCCTGCCGCTCACGCCATTCTTGCTGGAAGTGGATGCCGAACTGAAGGGTCGTATGACTGTCATTTTTGGCCCCTCGGGCTCAGGCAAGACCTCGTTGCTCGACCTGGTGGCTGGCCTGCGCCCGGCCCGCTCTGCGCTCATTCAACTCGACAACCGGGTGCTCCTGGATACCTCGCGGGGCATCTCGGTGCCGACACGCCGCCGTGGCATGGGCTATGTCCCTCAAGACCTGGCGCTGTTCCCGCACCTTTCTGTTCGGCAAAATCTACTCTATGGCTCCAAGCCCAGCGCTGAAGGCAGCCGTCTATTCTCCTTTGAGCACGTGCTTGAGGTTCTGGACATTCAGCCTCTTGTCCAACGCGGTGTCAGGGAACTTTCCGGGGGCGAGAAACAGCGTGTGGCCTTGGCGCGCGCGTTGCTGGCGTCGCCGCGGTTGCTGCTGCTGGACGAACCGCTGGCCAGCCTCGATCTCGGTTTGAAAATGCGGATCATTCCCTACCTGGGTCGCATCCGCGACGAGTTCGGCATCCCGATGCTTTACGTGACGCACGACCGCCACGAACTGCTGGCGTTGGCCGATGAAATGGTCGTTTTAGTTAACGGCAAGGTGGCACAAACCGGCCCTGTGCGGGAAGTGTTAAGCCGTCCGGCCAGCCTTGCCGTCGCGGGCCTGCTCACAGTGGAAACCATCCAACAGGGGCGCATCGTTAAAACGGGGGACGAACTGGTGACAGTGGCCGTCGGTCCGGTTTTGCTGAACTCGACAGAGCGAACGCTGCCGGCGAACATAGTTGAAGTTTATGTCTGCATCCGTGCCGAGGATGTGGTTCTGGTGAAAGGGGGCAACAGCCCAAGCAGCGCGCGCAATCGTTTGGGCGCAACCATACAATCTCTTGCCCACGAAGGCGCGCATATGCGGGTAGAACTGGACTGCGGGTTTAGACTCACAGCGATGCTGACCAAGCAAGCTTGCGAAGAAATGGCGTTGAAGCCCGGCGAGGCCGTCATGGCCCTGGTGAAAGCGCCCCATATTCATTTGATTCCCCGATAGCACCGGAATGCCCCGGACTCCCGGCGTTTCGCCGGGTCCTCAAGCCAAATCCTCGCCAAACCTCGCCAGGATAATATTGACGGAGACTGCATCCTGGCGTGTGAGCAATGTGACTCTGTGCCGGTCCATCAGTTGTCAAAGTCGCCCAGAGGCCGGCCGGCATGGAGACAGCGGACTTGAATTACGACTGGCTGACGAAACTGCTCAACCAGATGCCTCGAGAAATTCGGCACATTTTGGTGTCCGATCAGCCCCGGGGCGAAGGAGGTTCGCGGGTAGTATTAACCGCGAGCACGCCCGAGTTGCAGCGGTTTGTTCTGAGGTATCTGCAAGACACCAATGCCTGGAACGCGCGCTCGAGGTGGAAGCGGAGATCGAGGCCGTGAGGAGCGGAAATGAATTGCGCGGCGGCGTCCAAAGCGGCGTCGCGCTTCGCTTGCCGCCGCACTCCAAAAGGACGCGCCGGCATCGCGCCAGTCGAGGGAGACAGATTCAAGAGAACGATGTTGGCGATGTTGCAAGGCTGCAAGGATGACGTTGCGAAGCCTCTGGCGGCAGCCTATAATAGCGGAAAATCTTGATGGCTACTCCGGATGGTGACCTGTTGAATACCGAGCGGCCCATCATCCACGGCACGTTGGATGAGGTCCCTCGCTGTTCACAAGAATTAAGGCTCATTTGCGGTCAATGCGGCGAGCGCGGGGTGTATGATGTCGGGACGATCTTTGCCGATATCGAGGGGAAGGGAGCGTCGGCAAAGACATGGTACGGCTTTGGGAATTATTTTCGTTGTCATAAATGCGGCGCGGCTGGGCCGTGGGAGATAGATAACTGGCTGAAGCTGGCAACGCTGCTGTTGCGGACGAACCTGAGCGGCAGGGTTGAGGGGATTCAGGCCGGCCGCTGTCATTTATTCGATGGGACGCTTGTACAGTCGCCGGCGATGGGCCAGGAACACCTGCTAAAGCTCCTGAGGCAGTCGCCCTATGATGCTTTCCTTCACACGCGCCTGGGCAACCTGATGCGGGGGTGCGGGCAGAAGGCCCAAGCTGCGGAATGGTACGAGAAGGGGTTACGGCTTGATCCGGGAGATATTGAGGCGCGGTATCACCTCTGGCGCTTCGCGGTCGAAGCTCGAGACGCTGAGTCGAGCGCGCTGCATGCCCGGCAGTTGGTGCGGCATTTGCTGGAAGGGCGCAAGACCGAAAGGGAGGAACTCAACGAGGGGATCGCGTTAGCCCTGGTTGATGGGCTCCGGGAGGCAAGCCAGGATTTTCGAGAGCGGTTCCTGACGGTTGACCAGGAAGGCTCTGGCCTTAAGGAAGACCTCTTCATTGGCGGGGTGTTGGCCCAGACCGGAGAGGAAGAGGAAATAATCCGAGAGGCTGCACAGCGGTTGCTGGGAAGCAAAGCCGCTTCTGAAACCCCGGCTGTTGCGAGAGCAGCCGCCCAGTCGGGACCGGATACGAGTCCGTCAAATCTCGCGTTGACTGCTTCACTGGCTGAGTTGGTTCGAGAGCATGGATTGAATTCAGAACTCCTGACAGCGGTCTTCGAAGACGAAGGCCGGCGTGGCTTACGCATTTCCGATAAGCACGAGGTCCGGGTTTCGGATGGCGAAAAAATGGTTGTCTGGCGCGCGCCTGCAATCAGGGAGCTGTTTCGAGGCAACCGCCAGCCACCACCGGATATGGATCATTATCCGGAGGCCTACACAGCGCATTTCTGGTTCATCGAGGAGCGTGTGCTGGCTCTGTGCGACGTTCTGGGCGACCGGACAGACCAGGAGATGGAGGAGGTCTATGCATCCTTGCGGCGGCGGCCAGACGGGCGAAGCCTCGGGCTGGCTCACGATTTTTTGTGGCAGGTCTCGGCGCTGTTGCTGGGCTGTTATCCATTAAGCGAGGCCGAGTACGCAGCTTTGATCGGGGCTTTGCTCAACTCCACTCGGAAATGGGGGTTGCGCCCGGTGTCGCGTTTTTATCTTAAGTATCTGCGCGAGGCTATTGACGAGGACGGTTCCCAGGGCTTGCAACCTTGATCGCCGCCTTTAGAAAAGAAACTTCCGCGCGCCAGAAAGGAATAAACCATGCAGATTTTGGCCGGCATTATCACGATTTCGGACCGAGCATCGAAGGGGCTTTATGACGACTTGGGTGGACCTGCATTAAAGGAAGCGGCCGAGGGGCTCGGATGGAAGGTGGTGGCGGACTCGCTCGTGGCGGATGAAAAGCGCGAAATTCAACGGGCTGTTCGCGAACAAATCGCCAAGGGTTGCCACCTCATCCTGACCACCGGCGGCACGGGCGTTGCGCTTCGGGACGTGACTCCCGAGGCGCTGCGCGAAATTGCAGCGCGCGAGCTGCCCGGGTTCGGCGAGGCCATGCGGATGGAATCCCTCAAGATCACGCCCAACGCCATTCTGTCGCGCAATTTGGCCGCTGTGGTGGAAAAGGCGTTGGTCATTTGCCTGCCTGGAAAACCGAGTGGGGCAGTCGAGTG is a window from the Verrucomicrobiia bacterium genome containing:
- the modB gene encoding molybdate ABC transporter permease subunit, whose protein sequence is METGEWQLVWFTIWVSILSTVLILPFGLGISWLLARRQWPGKSLVETIISLPLVMPPVATGLILLKFLGRRGPVGGFLHTHFDFDIVFTWRAVLVALCVMSFPLLVLLARTAFEEVNPRLEEIARTLGAGNIRVFCTITLPLAARGIAGGMLLAFARALGEFGATIMVAGNIPGRTSTLSLAIFKSVQLGHDANAFRLLGVSVGLAFTAVWASEWLIRRKKR
- the modC gene encoding molybdenum ABC transporter ATP-binding protein, with the protein product MGLLLKNVSLPLTPFLLEVDAELKGRMTVIFGPSGSGKTSLLDLVAGLRPARSALIQLDNRVLLDTSRGISVPTRRRGMGYVPQDLALFPHLSVRQNLLYGSKPSAEGSRLFSFEHVLEVLDIQPLVQRGVRELSGGEKQRVALARALLASPRLLLLDEPLASLDLGLKMRIIPYLGRIRDEFGIPMLYVTHDRHELLALADEMVVLVNGKVAQTGPVREVLSRPASLAVAGLLTVETIQQGRIVKTGDELVTVAVGPVLLNSTERTLPANIVEVYVCIRAEDVVLVKGGNSPSSARNRLGATIQSLAHEGAHMRVELDCGFRLTAMLTKQACEEMALKPGEAVMALVKAPHIHLIPR
- a CDS encoding MogA/MoaB family molybdenum cofactor biosynthesis protein, encoding MQILAGIITISDRASKGLYDDLGGPALKEAAEGLGWKVVADSLVADEKREIQRAVREQIAKGCHLILTTGGTGVALRDVTPEALREIAARELPGFGEAMRMESLKITPNAILSRNLAAVVEKALVICLPGKPSGAVECLGFVAKAIPHCVEVLQEVPTSC